The Neorhodopirellula lusitana genome contains a region encoding:
- a CDS encoding YggS family pyridoxal phosphate-dependent enzyme, producing MAVPMISIDQITCSPAEAQQRIAANWQGVVAEVAEAARASDRPVDAVRVVGVSKYVDTELTQWLVDAGCHDLGENRPQVLCQKAEGLVGSIRWHQIGHLQRNKVRRLMSARPMIHSIDSERLLNEVIAEATRQECTIDVLLEINVSAEEAKTGLPVEEASGVLDRFLQQVADAQTSPVRIVGLMAMAAWGKDLAVAQQQFAKVRELRDELQASSGLALPELSMGMSGDFPAAIAEGATLVRVGSKLFGGVLPPAH from the coding sequence ATGGCAGTACCGATGATTTCGATTGATCAAATCACATGCAGCCCCGCCGAGGCGCAGCAGCGCATTGCTGCGAATTGGCAGGGGGTGGTGGCCGAGGTCGCGGAAGCGGCGCGGGCGAGCGACCGACCTGTCGACGCGGTACGGGTGGTCGGCGTCTCGAAGTACGTTGATACTGAATTGACCCAGTGGTTGGTTGACGCGGGATGTCACGATTTGGGTGAAAACCGGCCGCAAGTCTTGTGTCAGAAAGCGGAGGGCTTGGTGGGGTCGATACGTTGGCACCAGATTGGCCACCTGCAACGGAACAAGGTGCGGCGACTGATGTCCGCACGCCCGATGATTCATTCGATCGATAGCGAAAGACTGCTCAACGAAGTGATTGCTGAAGCGACCCGCCAGGAATGCACGATCGATGTGTTGCTGGAAATCAACGTCAGTGCGGAGGAAGCGAAAACGGGGTTGCCGGTGGAGGAAGCCAGCGGGGTGCTGGATCGGTTCTTGCAGCAAGTGGCGGATGCTCAGACGAGTCCCGTACGGATCGTTGGGCTAATGGCGATGGCAGCTTGGGGCAAAGACCTTGCCGTCGCGCAGCAGCAGTTTGCGAAAGTCCGTGAACTGCGTGACGAATTGCAGGCTTCCAGCGGTTTGGCGCTGCCAGAGCTTTCGATGGGGATGAGCGGTGACTTCCCGGCGGCGATTGCGGAAGGAGCGACGCTGGTTCGTGTGGGGTCCAAGTTGTTTGGCGGAGTATTGCCGCCGGCTCATTGA
- a CDS encoding DEAD/DEAH box helicase produces MARKRQQSGLPSSAEIAKLLASLNVGRNSSIGGKSGVSRSSGPRSLVKSEAGLDLFGDLLSTGGASDAPSGNLAIEWAEVFEAIYFAAPDEIFDEIDGSCEFHVTQVFPNGEIHAICTEGELRYPVFAKINYEDVPAGCGCLESFGEEPCVHAVSFVEFLWKRLENRKSRLHMDVNEGRFAKGEPDHAKFKPNKTEVLFGGIDRTIAELSRRVADGDVDHQEDTFAPRLVTDQQRLAWRFELERNEIDFYPILQQPKKRGGGYTKGRRVGLENLLRNSAVKKSAQDRRVLDCITFNESYYRYEPEAELSLFQAMEQLIGADNVFCGTDPLTICRGSLEFEVMLLKDRYCLLNHSSLDDQACRDASWTQRFTTDKGQRPGAMRCLTAHRDGPLLHVDMHQRRVTYIDVKPLVADAIMGLVKLESVPADQGPELAKRLATLQSEISIKLPETMLGPVLPSTTRSVVLLRSNADGSLDVALRVRDEAGRLRKPGAAPAITDGKRDGKRVQLQRDLQAEIRRAESLAREFHFEDEEQHESLVGEQYATQITNFSDSLDLIDRLQSWNARESKDGEAQGSEAKSEDLDGSEGDSDVDQLEVLWDRNSEKPVSVLGSISSHNVKVEISKKRDWFGITGECEVGGKNIKLADLLENLAGEDVDRIHGDFIRLKDGQWARIGEKLRSRLRRLRDATHSDRKTLKLDATAAPAMREVMGDGEIALKATKAWQDCLKRLARAETLDPQLPASLDATLRDYQVEGYKWLRRLAEWGVGGILADDMGLGKTLQTLAVILDRKDEGPTLVIAPTSVGFNWVREAERFAPGLNVHLYRETDRKAFLEQVAPGDLVVCSYGLALRDEEQLAGVQWATLVLDEAQAIKNSRSKTSRAIAGIPAQWKVALTGTPVENHLGELWSLFHVVSPGVFGGWESFRKRFAAPIEKNDSEVARLGLAERLKPFVLRRKKSEVLSDLPPRTEMNLYVDLSAEERAEYERIRLQAIGEVDQLEAITTTQDQRFRILAMLTRLRQISCHAAMVNKDFKGESAKLQQLTETLEGLKEEGHRALIFSQFTEHLGLIRAELDAKGFTYEYLDGSTPAKARQERVDAFQNGTADAFLISLKAGGTGLNLTAADYVIHMDPWWNPAVEDQATDRAHRMGQDKPVMVYRIIAKGTIEEEILSLHENKRDLVAGVMEGTTAAGKLSNEELIAMFRKR; encoded by the coding sequence GTGGCCCGCAAGCGACAACAATCTGGGTTGCCCAGCAGCGCTGAAATCGCAAAGCTTCTCGCCAGCCTGAATGTTGGCAGGAATTCAAGTATTGGCGGGAAGTCAGGTGTTAGCAGGAGTTCGGGCCCGCGGTCTCTGGTGAAGTCGGAGGCTGGTTTGGATTTGTTTGGTGATCTGTTGAGTACGGGTGGCGCTTCTGACGCCCCATCCGGCAATCTCGCTATCGAATGGGCCGAGGTGTTTGAGGCGATCTATTTCGCCGCTCCTGACGAGATCTTTGACGAGATCGATGGTTCGTGCGAGTTCCATGTCACCCAGGTTTTTCCGAACGGAGAGATTCACGCGATTTGTACCGAAGGCGAACTTCGCTATCCGGTTTTTGCAAAGATCAATTACGAGGACGTCCCGGCGGGTTGTGGCTGTTTGGAATCGTTCGGGGAAGAGCCGTGCGTGCATGCGGTCTCGTTTGTGGAGTTTCTTTGGAAGCGATTGGAAAACCGGAAGTCGCGTCTGCACATGGATGTGAACGAGGGCCGATTTGCGAAAGGCGAGCCGGATCACGCTAAGTTCAAGCCGAACAAAACAGAGGTGCTTTTTGGAGGCATTGATCGCACGATTGCCGAGTTGTCACGCCGGGTGGCGGACGGCGACGTTGACCATCAGGAGGACACGTTTGCCCCTCGTCTGGTAACCGACCAACAACGGCTGGCTTGGCGTTTCGAATTGGAACGAAACGAGATTGACTTCTATCCCATTTTGCAGCAGCCCAAGAAACGCGGCGGCGGGTACACCAAAGGTCGCCGCGTGGGTCTGGAAAACTTGCTGCGGAATTCCGCCGTGAAAAAGTCTGCTCAAGACCGGCGAGTTTTGGATTGCATCACGTTCAATGAAAGCTACTACCGGTACGAGCCGGAGGCGGAACTGAGCCTGTTCCAAGCGATGGAGCAATTGATTGGGGCAGACAACGTTTTTTGCGGGACTGACCCGCTTACAATTTGCCGTGGATCGCTTGAGTTTGAGGTGATGCTGCTGAAGGATCGTTACTGTTTGTTGAATCACAGTAGTTTGGACGATCAAGCATGCCGGGACGCCAGTTGGACGCAGCGATTCACAACGGACAAAGGCCAGCGGCCAGGCGCGATGCGGTGTTTAACGGCACACCGCGATGGACCGTTACTGCACGTGGATATGCACCAAAGACGCGTGACTTATATCGACGTGAAGCCTTTGGTGGCCGATGCGATTATGGGGCTCGTTAAGCTGGAAAGTGTTCCCGCGGATCAGGGGCCGGAATTGGCGAAACGTTTAGCCACGTTGCAAAGCGAGATTTCGATCAAGCTTCCTGAGACGATGTTGGGCCCGGTCTTGCCGTCGACGACACGCAGCGTTGTTTTGTTGAGGAGTAACGCTGATGGATCGCTGGATGTGGCGTTGCGGGTGCGGGACGAGGCCGGGCGACTGCGTAAGCCTGGGGCCGCACCAGCAATCACGGATGGGAAACGCGATGGCAAACGTGTTCAACTGCAACGCGATTTGCAGGCGGAAATTCGACGAGCTGAATCGCTCGCACGTGAGTTCCATTTTGAAGATGAAGAGCAACATGAATCGCTGGTGGGTGAACAGTATGCGACTCAAATCACAAATTTCAGCGATTCGCTTGATCTAATCGATCGACTGCAATCTTGGAACGCCCGTGAGTCGAAAGACGGCGAGGCCCAAGGCAGCGAGGCGAAGAGCGAAGATTTAGACGGCAGTGAAGGCGACAGCGACGTCGACCAACTCGAAGTGTTGTGGGACCGAAACAGCGAGAAACCGGTGTCCGTGCTTGGCAGCATTTCTAGCCACAATGTGAAGGTTGAAATTAGTAAGAAGCGAGACTGGTTCGGCATTACCGGTGAATGCGAGGTCGGTGGTAAGAATATTAAGTTGGCAGACTTGCTCGAAAACCTGGCCGGTGAGGATGTGGATCGGATTCACGGTGACTTCATTCGGTTGAAAGACGGCCAGTGGGCACGCATCGGTGAGAAGTTGCGAAGTCGTTTGCGGCGACTGCGTGATGCCACTCATTCGGATCGCAAGACATTGAAGCTGGATGCCACCGCGGCGCCGGCCATGCGTGAAGTCATGGGTGATGGCGAGATCGCGTTGAAGGCGACCAAAGCCTGGCAAGACTGTCTAAAACGATTGGCTCGTGCTGAAACGCTTGACCCGCAATTACCCGCATCGCTGGATGCGACGCTGCGTGACTATCAAGTGGAGGGTTACAAGTGGTTGCGCCGGCTTGCTGAATGGGGCGTGGGCGGCATCTTGGCGGATGACATGGGTTTGGGAAAAACGCTGCAAACCCTGGCGGTGATTTTGGATCGCAAGGACGAGGGGCCCACCTTGGTGATCGCTCCTACCAGTGTCGGTTTCAACTGGGTTCGGGAAGCTGAGCGTTTTGCACCGGGTTTGAACGTGCACCTGTATCGCGAAACCGATCGCAAGGCGTTTTTAGAGCAAGTGGCTCCGGGTGACTTGGTCGTTTGTAGCTACGGGCTGGCTCTTCGTGATGAAGAACAGTTGGCGGGCGTGCAGTGGGCGACGTTGGTTCTGGACGAAGCGCAAGCGATTAAGAACAGTCGCAGTAAGACGTCTCGGGCCATTGCGGGGATCCCCGCGCAGTGGAAGGTCGCGCTGACGGGGACGCCTGTGGAAAACCATTTGGGTGAATTGTGGAGTTTGTTCCACGTTGTTTCGCCAGGCGTGTTTGGCGGCTGGGAATCGTTCCGGAAACGTTTCGCCGCTCCGATTGAAAAGAACGACAGCGAAGTGGCGAGGTTGGGGCTGGCTGAGCGGTTGAAGCCGTTTGTGCTGCGTCGAAAGAAGTCGGAGGTTTTGAGTGACTTGCCGCCACGGACCGAGATGAACCTCTACGTGGATTTGTCGGCAGAGGAGCGGGCAGAATACGAACGGATTCGGCTGCAAGCGATTGGTGAGGTGGATCAGCTTGAAGCCATCACGACGACCCAGGACCAGCGGTTCCGCATCCTGGCAATGTTGACGCGATTGCGGCAAATCAGTTGTCACGCCGCAATGGTGAACAAGGACTTCAAGGGTGAATCGGCCAAGTTGCAACAGTTGACCGAAACGCTGGAGGGGCTGAAGGAAGAGGGGCACCGCGCGTTGATCTTCAGCCAGTTCACTGAGCACCTGGGGCTGATTCGTGCCGAGTTGGATGCCAAGGGGTTTACGTACGAGTATCTCGACGGTTCCACGCCCGCCAAGGCTCGGCAAGAGCGTGTGGACGCGTTCCAAAACGGGACTGCCGATGCGTTTCTGATTTCGTTAAAGGCAGGTGGCACGGGGCTGAATTTGACAGCTGCCGATTACGTAATTCACATGGATCCTTGGTGGAATCCGGCTGTGGAAGATCAAGCCACCGACCGGGCTCACCGCATGGGGCAAGATAAGCCAGTGATGGTGTACCGGATTATCGCCAAGGGAACGATCGAAGAAGAAATTTTGTCGCTGCACGAAAACAAGCGAGACCTGGTCGCTGGCGTGATGGAAGGGACCACCGCGGCGGGTAAGCTCAGCAACGAAGAGTTGATTGCGATGTTTCGAAAGCGATAA
- a CDS encoding Gfo/Idh/MocA family protein yields MTRKSSVSADRRQFLAFAAAGIGTVAMPTISRAASSNEQVRVAVLGAGGRGGEIARAFDKCTQSKVVMVADPDQKRAEKLAASFGAEAVTDLRKALDSPDVDAVAITTCNHWHCLASMWALDAGKDVYVEKPLSHSQWEGRQVVSAAEKSGQIVQLGTQQRSDPIQMQARQFLHEEKGLGEIQFVQANRLGTRGAIGKRDTPLPLPKEVNYDLWLGPAADQPLYRNNFHYDWHWDWNTGSGEMGNWGVHILDDVRNVAYQDQVSTPRAMMAGGGRVAWDDAGQTPNHHFALFETETFPTLIALSNLPLVPGKKGHWQAKGELGVSAPNSGYAVVCEGGYYLGQRGFGKAVDRNGKTIRSFKANVGLVAAHVENFVLAVQSRDGSSLNAPIENGHHSTGWCNLANVAFRAAGAFDRDQLIAGSEISQWPALIDAMVSPLSNHGVSVSELKSSPMFTHDSETERFVGENAEIANSFLKREYRPGYEVKPVAQTQAVG; encoded by the coding sequence ATGACCCGCAAAAGTTCTGTTTCCGCCGATCGACGTCAGTTTTTAGCATTCGCCGCAGCTGGCATTGGTACGGTCGCGATGCCCACCATTTCCCGAGCCGCGTCTTCCAACGAGCAGGTTCGCGTCGCAGTCTTGGGGGCCGGTGGCCGGGGTGGCGAGATCGCTCGAGCATTCGACAAGTGCACCCAATCCAAAGTGGTTATGGTTGCCGATCCAGACCAAAAGCGTGCCGAAAAGTTAGCGGCATCATTCGGAGCCGAGGCGGTCACGGATTTGCGGAAGGCTCTCGATTCACCCGATGTGGACGCCGTCGCGATCACGACTTGCAACCACTGGCATTGCTTGGCATCGATGTGGGCGTTGGATGCCGGCAAAGATGTTTATGTTGAAAAGCCACTTTCGCACTCCCAGTGGGAAGGCCGGCAAGTGGTCTCGGCAGCAGAAAAATCGGGGCAAATCGTCCAATTGGGGACTCAACAACGCAGCGATCCCATTCAGATGCAGGCCCGTCAGTTCCTACACGAAGAAAAGGGGCTTGGCGAAATTCAATTCGTGCAAGCCAACCGTCTTGGCACCCGAGGTGCGATCGGCAAACGCGACACGCCATTGCCTTTGCCCAAGGAAGTCAACTACGACCTGTGGCTCGGTCCAGCGGCCGATCAGCCTTTGTATCGCAACAATTTCCACTATGACTGGCACTGGGACTGGAACACCGGTAGCGGTGAAATGGGCAATTGGGGCGTCCATATCTTGGACGACGTTCGCAACGTCGCCTACCAAGATCAAGTGTCCACGCCTCGCGCGATGATGGCGGGTGGCGGGCGAGTTGCCTGGGACGATGCAGGTCAGACCCCGAACCACCATTTCGCATTGTTTGAAACGGAAACCTTCCCCACCTTGATCGCGTTGAGCAATCTGCCTCTGGTTCCTGGCAAAAAGGGTCACTGGCAAGCCAAGGGGGAACTCGGCGTATCGGCACCCAACAGTGGTTATGCCGTGGTTTGCGAGGGTGGCTACTACTTGGGGCAGCGTGGTTTCGGCAAGGCAGTGGATCGAAACGGGAAAACGATCCGTTCGTTCAAGGCCAATGTCGGTCTCGTGGCTGCTCACGTTGAGAATTTCGTGTTGGCCGTTCAGTCGCGGGACGGTTCGTCGCTGAATGCCCCGATCGAAAACGGCCACCACAGCACCGGTTGGTGCAATCTGGCTAACGTGGCGTTTCGGGCTGCGGGCGCGTTTGACCGAGATCAATTGATCGCTGGCAGCGAGATTTCACAGTGGCCAGCGCTGATCGATGCGATGGTCTCTCCGCTAAGCAATCACGGTGTCTCCGTCAGTGAGCTGAAATCGAGTCCCATGTTCACTCACGATTCGGAAACGGAGCGGTTTGTGGGTGAGAACGCGGAAATCGCCAATTCGTTCCTGAAACGCGAGTATCGACCCGGATACGAAGTCAAGCCTGTCGCTCAGACACAAGCGGTTGGCTAG
- the asnB gene encoding asparagine synthase (glutamine-hydrolyzing), whose protein sequence is MCGITGAVWLRENRRVDDGLIQRMTDVIAHRGPDDSQTWTDPSHRDGLGNPMGVALGFRRLSIIDVDGARQPMANEDGSVRMVFNGEVYNYVELRKRLQGAGHQFATQGDGESIIHLYEDIGTDVFSQLNGMFAVAIWDASRNRIVLGRDRIGQKPLYYAFKDGRLVFGSELKSLALVPGVCEEIDPAAIDEFLTYQYIPHPGTIWKGVHKLPPGHFAVLDANGLRVERYWNYDPSVEQPVSRGEAIERLRELLSDSVRLRMRSDVPLGSFLSGGIDSSLITALAGDYTDTPLRTFSIGFSVADFDETAYAAKVAKHLHTDHTRFEVNPNAISILDKLVWHYDEPFGDSSAVPTWYLSELTRKSVTVALSGDGGDELFAGYERYRALWLSQKLNRLFPIHRLPGIGLVNRLPDSDQRHSISRRAKRFLEALGQPPVRRYLNWLQIFPESMRASLYTDEFVAELPGTDPTEFLESVWARSEGRDIVTRASTSDVLSYLPCDLMTKVDVASMAHGLEVRQPLLDYRVVEFAASLPVSHKFRGRRGKLLLQDAFGDRIPGEIFTRPKMGFGIPIGKWFREDFRPLVQETMLADDARIQRFFRPEAVADLVSAHNEGRQNHGYRLWNLLILETWLRQHF, encoded by the coding sequence ATGTGTGGTATTACCGGTGCAGTTTGGTTGCGCGAAAACCGCAGGGTCGATGATGGTCTGATTCAGCGGATGACGGACGTGATTGCTCATCGTGGGCCGGACGATTCGCAGACCTGGACCGATCCATCCCACCGAGATGGGCTCGGCAATCCGATGGGCGTTGCTTTAGGTTTTCGCCGCCTGTCCATCATTGACGTGGATGGTGCTCGGCAGCCCATGGCGAACGAGGATGGCAGCGTCCGAATGGTGTTCAATGGCGAGGTCTATAACTACGTCGAATTGCGCAAACGCCTGCAAGGGGCTGGGCACCAGTTCGCCACCCAAGGTGATGGTGAGTCGATCATTCACCTTTACGAAGACATTGGGACGGATGTCTTTTCGCAGCTAAACGGAATGTTTGCGGTCGCGATTTGGGATGCCAGCCGCAATCGGATCGTGCTGGGACGAGACCGAATCGGCCAGAAGCCGCTGTATTATGCGTTCAAAGATGGGCGACTGGTTTTCGGAAGCGAACTGAAGTCGCTGGCGTTGGTTCCTGGGGTTTGCGAAGAAATTGATCCAGCCGCGATCGATGAGTTTTTGACGTATCAATACATCCCGCATCCAGGAACGATTTGGAAGGGAGTTCATAAGCTTCCGCCGGGGCATTTCGCGGTCTTGGATGCGAACGGTTTGCGGGTTGAACGATATTGGAACTATGATCCTTCGGTTGAGCAGCCGGTGTCACGCGGCGAGGCGATCGAGCGATTGCGGGAGTTGCTGAGCGACTCCGTTCGGCTCCGGATGCGTAGCGACGTGCCGTTGGGCTCGTTCTTGTCCGGCGGGATTGATTCGTCGTTAATCACCGCGTTGGCGGGCGACTATACCGATACGCCGCTACGGACCTTTAGTATCGGATTTTCGGTCGCTGACTTTGACGAAACCGCCTACGCGGCCAAGGTTGCGAAGCACTTGCACACGGATCACACGCGATTCGAAGTGAACCCGAACGCGATCAGCATTCTGGATAAGCTCGTTTGGCATTACGACGAACCGTTTGGCGACTCATCAGCGGTGCCGACGTGGTACCTGTCGGAGTTAACTCGCAAGAGCGTGACGGTTGCGTTGTCGGGTGATGGCGGTGACGAGTTGTTTGCGGGCTACGAACGTTATCGTGCTTTGTGGCTTAGCCAAAAATTGAATCGGTTGTTTCCCATTCATCGTTTGCCTGGGATTGGGTTGGTTAACCGCCTGCCGGATTCAGACCAGCGGCACAGCATCTCTCGCCGTGCGAAGCGTTTTTTGGAGGCACTGGGTCAGCCACCGGTGCGGCGTTATTTGAATTGGTTGCAGATTTTTCCGGAGTCGATGCGAGCTTCGCTTTATACGGATGAGTTTGTCGCCGAGCTTCCTGGTACGGATCCGACCGAGTTTTTAGAGTCCGTTTGGGCTCGCAGCGAGGGACGTGACATCGTGACTCGCGCGTCGACATCGGATGTTTTGTCGTACTTGCCCTGCGACTTGATGACGAAAGTGGATGTCGCCTCGATGGCCCATGGTCTGGAAGTACGGCAACCGCTGCTGGACTACCGCGTGGTCGAGTTTGCGGCCTCGCTTCCGGTCTCGCACAAGTTTCGCGGTCGTCGTGGGAAGTTGTTGTTGCAGGATGCGTTTGGTGATCGGATCCCTGGGGAAATCTTCACCCGTCCTAAAATGGGCTTTGGGATTCCGATTGGGAAGTGGTTCCGAGAGGATTTTCGACCGTTGGTGCAAGAGACCATGTTGGCGGATGACGCCAGGATCCAGCGGTTTTTTCGTCCTGAAGCGGTCGCCGATTTGGTGTCAGCGCACAACGAAGGCCGCCAGAATCACGGCTATCGATTATGGAATCTTTTGATTCTTGAAACGTGGCTTCGTCAGCATTTTTAG
- a CDS encoding AAA family ATPase, whose translation MARVVLGKDDLIDLLIVAMMAGEHVLLEDVPGVGKTLAAKALASSLDCKFSRLQFTPDLLPSDITGSMIYRSTTGEFEFSPGPIFANVVLADEINRAPPRTQSALLEAMSEGQVTVDGVTHPLPKPFMVVATQNPFEYEGTYSLPESQLDRFLLRTSIGYPTREIEREVLTTHRSGEPVDHLESVLNQAEVLGVQSHVGEVRFDPTLTEYLLDIVAATRQHEAFQVGVSTRGALSFYRGCQALAVLRGRDYIVPDDIKQLAVPTLAHRVLPEGIFQGGSRFVVEQQLADLIEPIPVPV comes from the coding sequence ATCGCGCGAGTTGTTTTAGGAAAAGATGACCTTATCGACCTGTTGATTGTTGCGATGATGGCGGGCGAGCACGTGTTGCTTGAAGACGTTCCCGGCGTCGGGAAAACGCTCGCAGCGAAGGCGTTGGCAAGCAGTTTGGATTGCAAGTTTTCGCGATTGCAGTTCACCCCGGATTTGTTGCCTAGCGATATCACGGGCAGCATGATTTATCGATCGACCACCGGCGAGTTTGAGTTTTCGCCGGGACCGATTTTTGCCAACGTGGTCTTGGCGGATGAAATCAACCGCGCCCCACCACGGACACAGTCGGCGTTGCTTGAAGCGATGAGCGAGGGGCAAGTCACCGTCGATGGGGTCACGCACCCGTTGCCCAAGCCGTTCATGGTAGTCGCGACCCAAAACCCATTTGAATACGAGGGCACTTACTCCCTTCCCGAAAGCCAACTCGACCGTTTTCTATTGCGGACTTCGATTGGATATCCCACTCGGGAAATTGAGCGGGAAGTGTTGACGACCCACCGCAGCGGCGAGCCGGTCGATCATCTGGAAAGCGTTTTGAACCAAGCCGAAGTGTTGGGAGTACAGAGTCATGTGGGCGAAGTGCGTTTCGATCCAACACTGACTGAGTATTTGTTGGACATCGTTGCGGCTACCCGCCAGCATGAAGCGTTTCAGGTTGGCGTGAGTACGCGGGGTGCACTTAGTTTCTATCGGGGTTGCCAGGCATTGGCGGTCTTGCGAGGACGCGACTACATCGTCCCAGACGATATCAAGCAGCTTGCCGTTCCTACGCTGGCACACCGAGTGTTGCCCGAAGGGATTTTCCAAGGCGGCAGTCGTTTTGTGGTGGAACAACAGCTTGCTGACTTGATTGAGCCGATTCCCGTACCGGTGTAA